Genomic window (Zingiber officinale cultivar Zhangliang chromosome 2B, Zo_v1.1, whole genome shotgun sequence):
TTGATACTTTAATCATGCTCCAAATTATATGGATCATATAGAGTTGAACCTATTGAATGAAAGTATAGTGTATTTTTGAAAACTTCACTCTTGTAACAATTAGGAAGATGGGACATTTCGATAGCTATGCCAAAGTATATGTGTCTGTTACTCCCAGGGTCAGAAGCAACATGTTTCGTAATTTGTTTTCAAGTTGCAACCCAAGCAGAGAGATCGATAGTGGAGTAGTTTATCTTCTGTACTAAATCCTAGTTAAAAGCTTAATTAATACCTAAGAGGCATCCCATGAGATTAACATGACCCAAATAATACTTAAGTCCCTAGTATTTATACTAGGAACGATCGATTAATTGATCTTTGTAATGAACTTATTGCACCTTTTTTAACCAAAGAGTCAACTATTGTCTTATTTTATTCATTGTTTATACTTATGTTAAACTAAATATGACTAGATTGATCATTGTCTTCCATCTAATCTGTTCTAAAGATATCGACTGTGGTAGTAAGTCAACTGCGATGTGCAGTCATATAGCATTTGTGTGCAATTAAATACTTTCTAAGACTACAATTTCTGTTCTAATGTGTTTTTAGCCTCTGCTTGCTTGGACTATTAAAGGTGTAGTAGCACCAGTAGTTTTGCTAACATACCATGGTCAACCACACAGCATAACAATGACCTTAAATATTCTTCCAAGCTTCATTCAGGTTCACAATTCCATCGTCAGATATAGTTGTAAGATTCTCGCCTACTTCTAAAATTGTTCGAGAAATGTAGTGGACATAATATGTGTCTTTGAGAATTCTTTTATGCATCCTGTTGGAGTTCATAGCAAATATGGTTCTGTATAAAATATGACTAGATTGATCATTGTCTTCTCATTTAATCTGTTCTAAAGATATTAACTGTAGCCAACTCAAATACTGGCTTCATCTGGGTAAGTCAACTGTGATGTGCAAGTCATATAGCAGGTGCGCGCGATTAAATACTTTCTGAGACTGATTTCTGTTCGAATGTGTGTTTTTAGCCTGCTTGCTTGGAATCTTAAAGGTGTAGGTGCACTAGTAACTTGCCATGGTCGACCACATAGCATAACAATGACCTTAAATATTCTTCCAAGCTTTGTTCGGGTTATAGTTGTAAGATTCTCACCTACTTCTTAAGTTGTTCGAGGACTGAAGTGCATGTAATATGTGGCTTTGAGAATTCTTTTGTACATCTTGTTGAAGTGCATAGCAAATGTGGTTCTGTATAACATTCTGTAGATTgcaattaatgatttaaatgatCGTGCTCACAAGCTACTTTTCTCAGGCTTGCTTTGAAGGAAATCCATTTAAAACGGTTCCAGGCCCCTTCAAGCTCTTCTGGCAATGCATGAATTCAAATCCTGGGTATTGTTGATCTCTGACATTCTTTTATCTTGCTTTAAGCCTTTTACGAATAGTACAGAGTGAATCCTTTAGGATTGATTTTGTTGTTGGCAAAAGGGAGCATTGCTGCAAAAGTAAAATTATTGTCATGTGACCTTTTGATCATATGTCCGAATTGTGAAAATGGTCTCTTGCAATACAAGATAAGATTGTGTACAATAGATCTAATATGGTCCAATCTTTCTCTAGGATTTAACATTAGCGGTAGCTTTGTGTTTTGGTTGTCTTTTGTTGTTGGTGGCAAGAAGGAAAGGGGATGGAGAATAATtgtcaaaattttatttaataatataaatgGCAGTGCACTAAATTCTTGCCAACATAGGATTTTGAAGAAGGGTTGGACCACGAATCTATTACATGTAGTCTTATCTTTTATCGTAAGAAATTATTTTCACAACTTGAACGTGTAACCTCTAAGTCACATGCTAACAACTTTATCGTTGCAtcaaaactctcttttatatatatatatatatcaaaggaTGTTGACTTGCGGACCTTGCGTTGTGGACTCGTCCATGACGACACATCGTaggttttttttgtttatttttttaaatttcggtTATGCCAATAAGATTTTGTATTTAAGGTTTAGGGGTTAGGTCATAGTATTAAGcacaaaaataatttcaaatcaatttttttttaggtGTGCAACTGAAGGTATGTAgtgtaaatatattttttatgctCTAAATCGTTCCTGCAGATGCCATCCGCAACCAtgtagtttttcttttcttttttctttgattttttttaagctCCCAATAAGATTTTGCCCTTAGGGTTTAATGGTTGAATTATAGTATTAAGCAATAAGCATAACAAAAAATTCAAATAGAAAAAGTTTTTTGGATATGCACGGGATGTGCAGCATAAGGTCCTTAGGGTATGTCTCTTGTTGATCGAGAtacaacttttttaaaaaaaaaaaaattaaacacctGATTATGCCAATAAGATTTTACTTTTagggttatatatatatagatagatttctaaaaatataattttaaatttttaaaaggttgGATTTTAGCTCCATTGCATTGCATGTGGAGATCAATTTACCCAAAGGCTTTCTTTCTCTCTCTACTTCAAAGAAAAAGGAGTGTCGTTGGGAGTCCTAATTTTAAATGTCAACCTTCTACTTCTGgatgatgaaaattttaaatttaaattcaaaaaatatatactaatttatttccttttgttgCCAACATTTATTTCAGACTAATTTATCTATACTCTTTATTTTATTGATTAATGCTAGATAAAACTTAGAATGAGCAATTGTTCATTTGAATAAATTGAACCCCTTCTTATTGGATCATCATGATATTTCCAAAAGACCGTAATCGAATAAGCTCAATTGACTTTATAATAAGCTGAATAGATCCTTTATTTAAAGATGTGATACTCCTTTATAGATCAACAAAAACATTACCCTTATAGTTGTGTCTAGGATATACATTCCGGTTGCCCAGGTTGTTCGGATGTATAGCCTAAGGCATAGCCTCTCGCTTCATGGTTTTATTTACTTCATCTTTTCTTGATTAACTTAttgcatttatttaatttttggatCAATTCTAACATAATAGATTAATGTGGTCCAACTTCTTTGGGATCTTGTATTGACAGAAGTTTTGTACATCGAACTGCTCTGTTTTTCTAACATAATGTACATACTAAATCCGTCAGCTTAGAATCATGGAGTTTGGATTACACCGGACACGATAATTCATGATTTGGTTGTTAATGTTGCTTCTCCTGTCGAGCAACTTTCTTAGCAAGGAAAAGTATGCTTTCATATGAATTTAGAATCCTTGTGCCACAAAGCTAGTAGCACAAATAAGTCCTTATAAAGCATAAGCTTTAGTGTCTCAAACTTCATGTGTTTCTTCGCTTCAATGATCAAGAAGATTCATCTGTCCCTATTTGCAGGGAGGAACCAACTGAACCGTTCTACTACTTAGAATTGGATCCACCAAAAAGGCCAGAGACTGAATCAGAATAGCTGATGCTTCTGTTGGGCAAGAGCCTTCGCCATTCGATAATTGGTGGTGCCGCTAGCTCTTGCTAAATTTTCTGCCTTGAGAAACAAATGTTGCTTGACCATCACATGTGCATGTACATGTAGCACAGCTAAAACTGCTTGAAAGTGTTTGAATTCTACTAGTGCTAAATTGGCGCAGTTACAAATAAGTTGTGCGCTTAGACTCTAATGTAACAGCATGCTTGTGTTTGTTTGGATGGTTGCTTTAGTTTGAATCTCTCGATCGCCCCCTTTTGGCAGATCCAAAACTCATTCTAATCACTACAACTTCaagtgttttaaatttaaaacattgtataaaaaaaactaatctagTATACGGAACTTCTGTCAATGAAAGATCTCAAAAATTTCAAAGAAGGATCAGATCACATTAGATCAGATCTAGACTACATTAGGCCCATTAtgtcttatattatattttatcagaGGTTTTCATGATCGAAACCTGTGACTTCAAGATCACATAATAACTTTATTGTTGTGCCAAAATTTCCCTTTTAAATGTAACACATATTGGCATACTTAATACATTATATGCTAACCAATATCATTATatattgtaaaaaaataaattcaaattaggaTGATTAATACAATACATCTTACATTGGACAATGGCGAGGGAAGCAAAAGGCGAAAATACAATAAAGTCGACTGATAAAAGTTATCCACCTTATTCTCAAACAAAATCAAGTAAAGAGTAAAATGTGAAGTTGCCCAACATGGCGGCTTATTCTTGATGGGAAACAATAGATTTAAGTGTCGAAGAACCAAATAACTAAGAAGTGATCTAAGTTCGCTTACTGCATTTTAAGCGAAAATTTGAAGACAGGCATCCAGTTGGTGATCAATGCTGTTATGACTGAACAACTAGCCTCTGAAGATGCTCGCAGAATATTTGAAGACTAACATCGTCGGTGAAGATGATATCGGAGCCCACGGCCACCTCATGACTAGAGTTATATGTGGCAGATGGATTCAACTTAGCTAACAAGAATCTTGCCTGTGGAGATTGAAAAACCACGAATTGCCTTAACTTTTTGCAGTTGTATTCAAGGGGGAAACTTGAATTGAATTATAAAAGGAATCAAATGGGAAAAGGTTGACTATTAACAGTTAATTGCCTAAATCAGGAAACATATATCTGGAGGCCCACAGTGTTTCTTCTACATTTTTTTCAACTCGATTAGGTAAAATCGAGTGATATTAACAAAGATGGTGATCTCATGGCTTCTAcaagaattttaaaattcaaaattttggaGATTGTAGAATTTTCGTTCTTTCAGTTCCAAACAAACGGTTTTCAAAAATGTATGGGATGCAAGATCTGATTCCATGTCTTTCTTCAGTTCCAATTTGGTTATGCTAGGTAAAAGTAAAGGAAACATCCAGGAATAACATACAGTGTAGAAGAGAAAATTTTGACATTGTAAAAGGCAAATAGCAACAAACCTGGGAGCCATGTTGGTCACAAACAACTAATCTTGGAACAGGAAAACGCTCTCTGATGATCGTCTGGGCATCGTGTTGAGGAGCTTGTAACAGCTCAGCAAATGCCTGTGGATGGCAGAAGCAAATATAATCAATTATAGTGATACTATCTAGGAAAACAAATACATTCATGTAAAGATTTCACGTTGTCATCAAGTATGATTTACTAGACATGCAGGATCCAAGGTTGGCTCTGATGGAATCACAAAACTGAAAGACCAACATTAAGTGTCATTTAAAAAACGAGACTGTAATCCCTAATTGTTATAACTATGACAAGCATCAACTTGATCGGTCATACATGCATTGAAATATCTTTAGTACACACTAACTTCCTAGAGGAGATGATGAAAGTCAGGTTGTGAACTTAAGATGGGCTCCCACAGTGAATGAAGTAGATTAGGAATAGAATAGAAGTCGGTACCCGTTATCCTAGCTCGACTCACCCGACCTGCTCAGTCTGCTTTGGTTGCTCATCCCATATAGTTTGCATGGTTGCAGTAGTATCAGTCTGAAAAGTTCATGATAGTTTCTGCGATAGACTGAATTTCTGCGATGGACTGAATTTTTTTCCAGTGAAAGGTAAAATTCTACTGACGGAGTTCAATCTTGCACTAAACAACATTGGTAGAGATAATTCTTAGTTTGCTTTCAGTTAATGTAGAACATCATAATAGAAGAGGCCCCTATCCTTCTGTTTAGAtagtgtttttctttacttattcTAACTTCAAAAAGGTCGACACTTTAATGATCAGATCAATAGAAATGCTTGTGTATAATCTAATTACCTGATGCTATGATCAGATCAATAGAAATGCTTGTGTATAATCTAATTACCTGATGCTCGGGCTGATTTTGGTAACCCATATTGCGCCATTGGGCAATGGTCATACCATGGAAGATAACAACACTGAAGTAAGCATCTAGCAGAAGTATACGATCTGCAGATATAGATGCCACATCCAATAGTGCAGGAACAGGAGGCGAGttaaaagaatataaaagaagtgAAGGCTGTATCATGACAACTGAATTAGTGATGCTTTCGCGGTTCAACATCATGCGGAAATAAGCTGTTTCATCTGGGCTGTTGTTAAAAACCTGACGTAAGAATTGCAAAaagaaatttagaaagatttgcaaaaaggaaaatatatatatatatatattgcaagTGCAAATGTCAAAAAAGAATCACAGATATGAAATTATATTGTAAGTAATCCAGATACCTGTACAAATTGTGAGCGCCTCAGGTTGAACATGAACTGTGGAAGTATTGAGAAATTTGGATTCAATGTAAATGAAGCAGGGTCCTCCTTTCGATAATCACCAAATCTTGAGCAAAGGCGGATAAGAGATCTATCCAACCATCTTGTTGCATCAAATCCTTCCTGAATATTGAAGAGATCAGATTCTTACAGCAAATGCTACACATCACCTAGTTTTTAGATTTAGCTGcttaaagaaaatacaaaagagacCCATTTAATAAGTTgaacttgggaaaaatatataggCGACAAAATAGTCTCAAACTCTTAATTCATAGAAAGGAAGCGTGTACAGTGAGATTATTCCTGGATAGTGAAAGGTGAAAAACTACATAGATTACAATTAGTTTAAAAACAAATATCCTTGTATAGGCATAATTGATGTTCTCATTTGAACTGTGAACTATAAGTACCACCATATATTGTGACAAACAATAAAACAAATAATGGATATCATGTTGTAAACATTTGGTTGCATATCTAAAATTTCTGTATCTTACCTCCATTTCCATTTTCAAGGAGGTGAATCTTGCCAAAACAACTGCAGCTGTTTCCTGGTCAAATCCTTGAACCAATTCCTGTCCGAGGCAGCATTAAAAAATCAATCAACTAGATTTAAACTAACAGTGAGGAATAAGGAGTTGTGGCAAGAGTCTCTTTTTACAACTATATTATATATTCACTTTGATGATAGTGGTTTAAGGAgatttatactttatatcaacttattttctgacaaaaagtTACATTCACAAATTAATAAGACGGAAATAACTAGATGACCACTTCATAACAATTTTAAATCAAACTTTAGAAAGTAAGGATTTTCAAGCATATATGCAAACAGTTTTCTGAATTTTGACTAACCTCTGTGTTAGAACTATCTGCCCATTTTCTGGTAACAGTTGTAACACGTAACCTCATTTGACCTTCAGGGCCCTGGTAACTGCAAGGACAACTCATCTGATTTTTAGGTTGCAACATCAACTTATGGCATTGTAAATGAACAAAAAAACAAGATACTATACTTTGTCAAAAACTGTATATATAATTGTGGATTGGGAATTCCAGATTGGTTTGATCGTTCAGTAGTTGAAATATCAAAGAATACTGTTAAACAAGTGCTCCTATCAAGGCCACACATTTTCCATGACGTTGTGTTTCCTTGACCTACAACAGTATCAGCACAAAGAGCTCCCTTCTGCAAATGTTACAAAGTTAGGAATCAATTTGAAAATTTGAGAATGTTAATTATATATCTTGTGCTGATAAATAACATTGAGATTTACAACAACCTTCTCTAGAGAAGTACATGATCCAATAATCCCCTGAATTTTGATATCCTTCGAGCAGTTGATCTCAAGTGTGCCACTACAGGGAACATGTAATTGTATGAATTAACAGTATAGGAAATAGAAGCTAAAGAGAAGATAATGAAGATGACAGCATATTAAAAGTGGCGCATCAGTGGATAAAAACAGGAAAAATTTAGTGAATAATATTGCCCATTAGCTAAGAATATTTGGCATCTCTTGAATAGTTGCCACCTAGTCTGCACCGGATCTAAATAACTTACTACACTTAAGATTCCATAGAGCTAATAGAATAAACTTGTATGGgctaaaaatataaaatagttTACAAACAACCAGTAGATTCCATTAATAATTGAGAACCAGTTCCACTGGAATGTTAAAAGAATGATTCCTTGAGTACTTTATGTTACTTTACCATCAATATCAACTACTGTCAATTTCCAAATCATGATTGACATGTCATAGAAGATAATATCTCTGGTCGCCTTTGAACATATTT
Coding sequences:
- the LOC122047583 gene encoding uncharacterized protein LOC122047583 isoform X2, producing the protein MSTRPVPTRESPWGIHESDTRELKAHRCNDRLEDIVQACFEGNPFKTVPGPFKLFWQCMNSNPGEEPTEPFYYLELDPPKRPETESE
- the LOC122047583 gene encoding uncharacterized protein LOC122047583 isoform X1 — encoded protein: MKHLERRMSTRPVPTRESPWGIHESDTRELKAHRCNDRLEDIVQACFEGNPFKTVPGPFKLFWQCMNSNPGEEPTEPFYYLELDPPKRPETESE